Proteins from a single region of Kluyveromyces lactis strain NRRL Y-1140 chromosome A complete sequence:
- the MHO1 gene encoding Mho1p (similar to uniprot|P47085 Saccharomyces cerevisiae YJR008W) gives MSSVRPATHAGSWYSSSPALITTLQQLLSRDEAVPGTKHLISPHAGYKYCGDTMALGYSKLDFTNVKRCIIMGPSHHIYFKNKIQVTSFDEVNTPFGDFKVDGGLRNELLVGGKVVLMSKEVDMDEHSLEMQFPMLWAAAKLRGVDPTNIKILPLLVSHNSTKVDFELGKLLQKYVDDEETLFILSSDFCHWGRRFGYTGYVMESSDIDESLENDSEVEYLTQRSFNHKSSHNVPIYKSIEILDQYAMDILGKNTENKYYDWKKYINVTGNTICGERPIGVFLCAMSLLNKPYQFNWAHYSQSSQCVDLEDSSVSYASGYF, from the coding sequence ATGAGTTCAGTAAGACCAGCTACTCATGCCGGATCATggtattcttcttctcctgCTTTGATAACTACGTTGCAACAACTATTGTCAAGAGACGAAGCGGTTCCTGGGACTAAGCATTTGATCTCTCCGCATGCTGGCTATAAGTACTGTGGGGATACGATGGCATTAGGATATTCCAAACTAGACTTTACTAATGTCAAGAGGTGTATCATAATGGGTCCATCACATCACATTTACTTTAAGAACAAGATTCAAGTTACCTCATTTGATGAGGTTAACACACCATTTGGAGACTTTAAAGTTGATGGTGGACTAAGAAATGAGTTGTTGGTTGGTGGGAAAGTTGTCTTGATGAGTAAAGAAGTTGATATGGACGAACATTCGCTTGAAATGCAGTTTCCGATGTTATGGGCAGCAGCAAAACTAAGGGGTGTGGATCCTACCAATATAAAGATTTTACCGTTGCTAGTATCGCACAATTCAACAAAGGTTGACTTCGAGTTGGGGAAACTGCTACAAAAGTATGTAGATGATGAGGAGActcttttcatcttgagTAGTGATTTTTGTCATTGGGGTCGTAGGTTTGGTTATACCGGATATGTAATGGAATCTagtgatattgatgaaagttTAGAGAATGATAGCGAAGTGGAATATTTGACCCAACGATCTTTCAACCATAAATCCTCACACAACGTCCCCATCTACAAGAGCATTGAAATATTGGATCAATATGCCATGGATATCTTGGGTAAGAAtacagaaaacaaatactatgattggaagaaatatattaATGTTACTGGAAATACAATTTGCGGTGAGCGACCTATTGGGGTATTCTTGTGTGCTATGTCACTGTTGAACAAACCATATCAGTTTAATTGGGCTCATTACTCACAAAGCAGTCAATGCGTTGATTTAGAGGATAGCAGTGTAAGCTATGCATCTGGATACTTCTAG
- a CDS encoding type I glyceraldehyde-3-phosphate dehydrogenase (highly similar to uniprot|P00358 TDH2, to YGR192C uniprot|P00359 TDH3 and to YJL052W uniprot|P00360 TDH1 Saccharomyces cerevisiae glyceraldehyde 3-phosphate dehydrogenases), with the protein MVRVAINGFGRIGRLVLRIALSRPNVEVVAINDPFISVDYAAYMFKYDSTHGRFAGEVSHDENSLIIDGKKVLVFQERDPATLPWGEHNVDIAIDSTGVFKELDSAQKHIDAGAKKVVITAPSSTAPMFVVGVNEDKYNGETIVSNASCTTNCLAPLAKVVNNAFGIEEGLMSTIHSITATQKTVDGPSQKDWRGGRTASGNIIPSSTGAAKAVGKVLPELQGKLTGMAFRVPTVDVSVVDLTVKLAKEATYDEIKAVIKKASENELKGILGYTEDAVVSSDFLGDTNSSIFDAAAGIQLSPKFVKLVTWYDNEYGYSTRVVDLVELVAKN; encoded by the coding sequence ATGGTCAGAGTCGCTATCAATGGTTTCGGTAGAATCGGTAGATTGGTCTTGAGAATTGCTTTGTCTAGACCAAACGTCGAAGTTGTTGCCATCAACGATCCATTCATCTCCGTTGACTATGCTGCTTACATGTTCAAGTACGACTCCACTCACGGTAGATTTGCCGGTGAAGTTTCTCACGATGAAAACAGTTTGATCATCGACGGTAAGAAGGTCTTGgtcttccaagaaagagaCCCAGCTACCTTGCCATGGGGTGAACACAACGTCGACATTGCTATCGACTCCACTGGTGTCTTCAAGGAATTAGACTCTGCTCAAAAGCACATTGATGCCGGTGCCAAGAAGGTTGTCATCACTGCTCCATCTTCTACTGCTCCAATGTTCGTCGTTGGTGTTAACGAAGACAAGTACAACGGTGAAACCATTGTTTCCAACGCTTCTTGTACTACCAACTGTTTGGCTCCATTGGCCAAGGTTGTTAACAACGCTTTCGGTATCGAAGAAGGTTTGATGTCCACCATCCACTCCATCACCGCTACCCAAAAGACTGTTGATGGTCCATCCCAAAAGGACTGGAGAGGTGGTAGAACCGCTTCCGGTAACATCATTCCATCCTCTACTGGTGCTGCTAAGGCTGTCGGTAAGGTCTTGCCAGAATTGCAAGGTAAGTTGACCGGTATGGCTTTCAGAGTCCCAACCGTCGATGTCTCCGTTGTTGACTTGACTGTCAAGTTGGCCAAGGAAGCTACCTACGATGAAATCAAGGCTGTCATCAAGAAGGCCTCTGAAAACGAATTGAAGGGTATCTTGGGTTACACTGAAGATGCTGTTGTCTCCTCTGACTTCTTGGGTGACACCAACTCTTCCATCTTCGATGCTGCTGCCGGTATCCAATTGTCTCCAAAGTTCGTTAAGTTGGTTACCTGGTACGACAACGAATACGGTTACTCTACCAGAGTCGTCGATTTGGTCGAACTTGTTGCTAAGAACTAA
- a CDS encoding uncharacterized protein (no similarity): protein MVFPICNENLFTEVCKSVNEDPSDVLRLAKKTAGRRSEKLKKRRWRQCKVEEEEEEDPDVVPPTPKDKTIAFGKRRNRKENRNSHLFFKKYQILTSHSTLITGKKNVHRKRCKVPTEDENDVPVLSTIKRDSLLRVSI from the coding sequence ATGGTGTTTCCCATTTGTAATGAAAATCTATTTACGGAAGTTTGTAAATCAGTCAACGAAGATCCATCAGATGTTTTACGACTGGCCAAAAAGACCGCTGGCCGGCGATCTGAAAAGTTAAAGAAACGAAGATGGAGACAGTGCAAAgtagaagaggaagaggaagaggacCCCGATGTTGTGCCTCCAACTCCTAAAGATAAAACAATCGCGTTTGGAAAACGTAGGAACCGAAAGGAAAATCGCAACAGTCATctgttcttcaaaaagtATCAAATCCTAACGTCTCACAGTACACTGAtaacaggaaaaaaaaacgttCACCGAAAGAGGTGCAAGGTTCCAACCGAAGACGAGAATGATGTACCCGTCCTATCCACGATAAAGCGTGATAGCTTGCTCAGAGTTTCAATATGA